One genomic window of Anaerolineales bacterium includes the following:
- a CDS encoding ABC transporter ATP-binding protein, which translates to MPEVLAVKDLVTKFYTETETVHAVNGVSFHVDESETLGVVGESGCGKSVSVHSLLRLIPMPPGRIESGKAMFRGQDLLRMAPEEIRRVRGSQIGMVFQDPMTSLNPVITIEKQVAEPLFIHKKMSFTDARTRVVELLNQVGIPCPEKRLADYPHQFSGGMRQRVMIAMALACNPDLLIADEPTTALDVTIQAQFVELVKKLRDEYRMAIIWITHDLGVIAGIAHRVAVMYAGFIVEHATVKELYANPQHPYTRGLLGSLPRLDEQQTVRLTNIKGLPPDMCQPPVGCPFVPRCPYAFDRCKAENPPLESVNDGHTAACWWNIDAGKPRG; encoded by the coding sequence ATGCCCGAAGTCCTCGCGGTAAAAGACCTGGTGACAAAATTCTATACCGAAACGGAAACGGTGCACGCCGTCAACGGCGTGAGTTTCCACGTGGATGAGAGCGAGACGCTGGGCGTGGTCGGCGAAAGCGGCTGCGGGAAAAGCGTTTCCGTGCACTCCCTCCTGCGGCTGATCCCCATGCCGCCGGGCCGGATCGAATCCGGAAAGGCGATGTTCCGCGGGCAGGACCTGCTGCGCATGGCGCCGGAGGAGATCCGCCGCGTCCGCGGATCGCAGATCGGGATGGTCTTCCAGGACCCGATGACCTCGCTCAATCCGGTGATCACCATCGAGAAGCAGGTCGCCGAACCGCTTTTCATCCACAAGAAGATGTCGTTCACCGACGCCCGGACCCGGGTGGTGGAACTCCTGAACCAGGTCGGCATTCCCTGCCCCGAAAAGCGGCTGGCGGATTACCCGCACCAATTTTCCGGGGGGATGCGCCAGCGGGTGATGATCGCGATGGCCTTGGCGTGCAACCCGGACCTGCTGATCGCCGACGAGCCCACCACTGCGCTCGACGTGACCATCCAGGCCCAGTTCGTCGAATTGGTGAAAAAGCTCCGCGACGAATACCGGATGGCGATCATCTGGATCACCCACGATTTGGGGGTGATTGCGGGGATCGCCCACCGCGTGGCGGTGATGTACGCCGGGTTCATCGTCGAGCACGCCACGGTCAAGGAACTCTACGCCAACCCCCAGCACCCTTACACGCGCGGCCTGCTGGGATCGCTCCCGCGCCTGGACGAACAGCAGACGGTGAGGCTGACCAACATCAAGGGCCTTCCGCCGGACATGTGCCAGCCTCCGGTGGGATGCCCGTTCGTGCCGCGCTGTCCGTACGCCTTCGACCGATGCAAAGCGGAGAATCCGCCGCTCGAATCGGTCAACGACGGGCACACGGCGGCCTGCTGGTGGAACATCGATGCCGGGAAGCCGCGAGGATGA
- a CDS encoding dipeptide ABC transporter ATP-binding protein — protein sequence MPTNAEAPRSSDVLLRVRGLKMHFPILRGVFQRQVGSIKAVDGISFDIIRGETLGLVGESGCGKSTTGRAILQLYRPTAGSVELDGEDLIQLRGQALRGRRRKMQMIFQDPYASLNPRMTIGEIVSEPLEVHNTCRGKEKNDRVAYLLQVVGLNPLYAGRYPHEFSGGQRQRVGIARALALDPSFIVCDEPISALDVSIQAQVVNLLEDIQKKMGLTYLFIAHDLSMVRHISNRVAVMYLGRLMELADREEVYVDPLHPYTQALLSAIPIPDPVLEEQRQRIILAGDVPSPANPPAGCVFHTRCMYAETRCVEEEPEWREAHAGHWVACHFAERFMKQG from the coding sequence ATGCCCACCAACGCCGAAGCCCCCCGATCCTCCGACGTCCTGCTGCGGGTCCGCGGCCTCAAGATGCATTTCCCCATCCTGCGCGGCGTGTTCCAGCGCCAGGTGGGATCGATCAAAGCCGTCGACGGGATCTCCTTCGACATCATCCGCGGGGAAACCCTCGGGCTGGTGGGGGAAAGCGGCTGCGGCAAATCCACCACCGGAAGGGCGATCCTCCAACTGTACCGGCCGACCGCCGGAAGCGTGGAATTAGACGGCGAAGACCTGATCCAACTGCGCGGCCAGGCGTTGCGGGGGCGGCGGCGCAAGATGCAGATGATTTTCCAGGACCCCTACGCCTCGCTAAACCCGCGGATGACGATCGGCGAGATCGTCAGCGAACCGCTGGAAGTCCACAATACCTGCCGCGGCAAGGAAAAAAACGACCGGGTCGCGTACCTCTTGCAGGTGGTGGGGCTCAATCCGCTGTACGCCGGACGCTACCCGCACGAATTCTCCGGCGGCCAGCGGCAAAGGGTGGGGATCGCCCGGGCGCTGGCGCTGGATCCCTCCTTTATCGTGTGCGACGAGCCGATCTCGGCCCTCGACGTCTCGATCCAGGCCCAGGTGGTCAACCTGCTGGAAGACATCCAGAAGAAGATGGGGCTGACCTACCTGTTCATCGCCCACGACCTGAGCATGGTCCGCCACATCTCCAACCGCGTGGCGGTGATGTATCTGGGCAGGCTGATGGAGCTGGCCGACCGCGAGGAGGTGTACGTCGATCCGCTGCACCCCTACACCCAGGCGCTGCTCTCGGCCATCCCAATCCCCGATCCGGTGCTTGAAGAGCAACGCCAGCGGATCATCCTCGCCGGCGACGTCCCCAGCCCGGCCAATCCGCCCGCCGGATGCGTCTTTCACACCCGCTGCATGTACGCGGAAACCCGGTGCGTGGAAGAGGAGCCGGAGTGGCGCGAAGCGCACGCCGGGCACTGGGTGGCGTGCCACTTCGCGGAACGATTCATGAAGCAGGGCTAA
- a CDS encoding ABC transporter substrate-binding protein has protein sequence MRKRTLATTFTTAIVALLVLSACGPKAADFSAGFKSKDPTTFVIQEIAGGPDTLDPTLAYDTASGEILQNVYDTLVTYKRDVKTELVPMLATEVPTKENGGVSADGLTVTFKLRKGVKFHSGSEMTADDVAFSFQRGVLSAGSISPQWLFIEPLMGSTVWNDIVDQLDPDESKGLIDNREALKAEDPAALAGLCETVKSKIVADNAANTVTFHLAQPWGPFVITFAGFWGSIQEQDWVAANGGWDGDCGTWQNYYAPTSEEVNQKQLGKGANGTGPYKLKEWGDTEVILESNEDYWVSKPLWEGAPTGAPKLKTVIIKFVEEFSTRFAAMLAGDADMIQAGSAQDWPVMDEEVGATCDQAGVCTIDDAAKPLVRYVNQDVSNRTDAFFNFKINTEGGNDFIGSGKIDGNGVPPDFFSDIHIRKAFNYCFDWDIYIRDVAQGEGVQANNVMLLGELGDDPDGDHYTYDPAMCEAEFKASTWKSEDGKSLWDTGFRLIVGYNAGNTSRQAVAQIFRDNISAVNPKFKVESQSLEWPNYLEAYQTKKLPFFIIGWIEDIPDPHNWTFTYTAGAFGGKQGLPQELLDQFRPLVEQGATETDPAKRTAIYKDFNKLYFENAPAVILAQTGARRYMQRWVNGYYTNSLYSYNYYYVLWKS, from the coding sequence ATGCGAAAGCGAACCTTGGCGACAACCTTCACGACCGCAATCGTCGCGCTCCTGGTTCTGTCCGCCTGCGGACCAAAAGCCGCGGACTTTTCCGCGGGCTTCAAGTCCAAAGACCCGACGACCTTCGTGATCCAGGAGATCGCCGGCGGCCCGGACACCCTCGATCCGACGCTGGCCTACGACACCGCGAGCGGCGAAATTCTCCAGAACGTCTACGACACGCTGGTCACCTACAAGCGGGACGTGAAGACCGAACTGGTCCCGATGCTGGCCACAGAAGTGCCGACCAAGGAAAACGGCGGCGTCTCGGCCGACGGGCTGACCGTCACCTTCAAGCTGCGCAAGGGCGTAAAGTTCCACAGCGGCAGTGAAATGACGGCCGATGACGTGGCCTTCAGCTTCCAGCGCGGCGTGCTCTCGGCCGGATCGATCTCCCCACAGTGGTTGTTCATTGAGCCGCTGATGGGCAGCACGGTCTGGAACGACATCGTCGACCAGCTGGATCCCGACGAGTCGAAGGGATTGATCGACAACCGCGAAGCGCTCAAGGCGGAGGACCCCGCGGCGCTGGCGGGCCTGTGCGAGACGGTGAAATCCAAGATCGTCGCCGACAACGCGGCCAACACCGTCACCTTCCACCTGGCCCAGCCCTGGGGTCCGTTCGTGATCACCTTCGCCGGCTTCTGGGGCAGCATTCAGGAACAGGACTGGGTGGCCGCCAACGGCGGGTGGGACGGCGACTGCGGCACCTGGCAGAACTACTACGCCCCGACCTCCGAAGAGGTGAACCAGAAGCAGCTCGGCAAGGGAGCCAACGGAACCGGCCCTTACAAGCTGAAGGAATGGGGCGATACCGAAGTGATCCTCGAATCGAACGAGGATTACTGGGTTTCCAAGCCGCTCTGGGAAGGCGCTCCGACCGGCGCCCCCAAGCTCAAGACCGTGATCATCAAATTCGTCGAGGAATTCAGCACCCGCTTTGCGGCAATGCTGGCCGGCGATGCCGACATGATCCAGGCCGGGAGCGCGCAGGACTGGCCGGTGATGGATGAAGAAGTGGGCGCCACCTGCGACCAGGCCGGAGTGTGCACGATCGACGACGCCGCCAAGCCGCTCGTCCGCTACGTCAACCAGGACGTCTCCAACCGGACCGACGCCTTTTTCAACTTCAAGATCAACACCGAAGGCGGCAACGACTTCATCGGCTCCGGCAAGATCGACGGCAACGGCGTTCCGCCGGACTTCTTCTCCGACATCCACATCCGCAAGGCCTTCAACTACTGCTTCGACTGGGACATCTACATCCGCGACGTGGCCCAGGGCGAGGGCGTTCAGGCCAACAACGTGATGCTGCTCGGCGAGCTCGGCGACGATCCGGACGGCGACCACTACACCTACGACCCGGCCATGTGCGAGGCGGAGTTCAAAGCCTCAACCTGGAAATCCGAGGACGGAAAGAGCCTGTGGGATACCGGTTTCCGGCTGATCGTCGGCTACAACGCCGGCAACACCTCGCGCCAAGCGGTGGCCCAGATCTTCCGCGACAACATCAGCGCCGTCAACCCGAAGTTCAAGGTGGAATCCCAGAGCCTGGAATGGCCGAACTATCTGGAAGCCTACCAGACCAAGAAGCTGCCGTTCTTCATCATCGGCTGGATCGAAGACATCCCCGATCCGCACAACTGGACCTTCACCTACACCGCGGGGGCTTTCGGCGGCAAGCAGGGTCTGCCGCAGGAACTGCTGGATCAGTTCCGGCCGCTGGTGGAACAGGGCGCCACGGAAACCGATCCGGCCAAGCGGACCGCGATCTACAAGGACTTCAACAAGCTGTACTTTGAAAACGCGCCGGCGGTCATCCTGGCGCAAACCGGCGCACGCCGCTACATGCAGCGCTGGGTGAACGGGTACTACACCAACTCGCTGTATTCCTACAACTACTACTACGTGTTGTGGAAGAGTTAA
- a CDS encoding ABC transporter permease, whose translation MINYIIRRLLIMPITLVGMTILIFLMLWILGPSARSALYIRDIPKNEAVMQGIITKYGLNDPIYMQYWHWLVGRPDPDNEGEVVGGILRGEFGFSRSFSRPVVELLQARFPATLELTLYAFLPIILVGVWLGVQAAVRHNQWIDQLARVFSIVGYSFPVFVLGILLMMIFYAQLRWFPVERISDSVKMVILSPDYRQYTSLITVDAILNGRLDIWWDAIRHLVLPIITLSYTSWAAFLRITRSSMLETLRQEYVTTARAKGATEKDVINKHARPNALIPVATYSGITVAYLLGGVVITETIFNYPGMGSAAANAAGSFDVVTVLAFTMVTGLILILSNLVVDILYAMLDPRIRLS comes from the coding sequence GTGATCAATTACATCATCCGCCGACTGCTGATCATGCCGATCACCCTGGTCGGGATGACGATTCTGATCTTCCTCATGCTGTGGATCCTCGGCCCGTCGGCGCGCTCCGCGCTGTACATCCGGGATATCCCCAAGAACGAGGCCGTGATGCAGGGGATCATCACCAAGTACGGCCTCAACGATCCGATCTACATGCAATACTGGCACTGGCTGGTCGGCCGGCCGGATCCGGACAACGAGGGGGAGGTGGTCGGCGGGATCCTGCGCGGCGAGTTCGGCTTCTCGCGCTCGTTCAGCCGCCCGGTCGTCGAGCTGTTGCAAGCGCGTTTTCCGGCCACCCTGGAACTGACGTTGTACGCGTTTCTCCCGATCATCCTCGTCGGAGTGTGGCTCGGAGTGCAGGCGGCGGTCCGGCACAACCAATGGATCGACCAACTGGCGCGGGTGTTCAGCATCGTCGGATACTCCTTTCCCGTGTTCGTCCTGGGGATCCTGCTGATGATGATTTTCTACGCCCAACTGCGCTGGTTTCCGGTGGAAAGGATTTCGGATTCGGTGAAAATGGTGATCCTCTCCCCGGACTACAGGCAATACACCAGCCTGATCACCGTGGACGCGATCCTCAACGGCCGGTTGGACATTTGGTGGGACGCCATCCGCCACTTGGTCCTTCCGATCATCACCCTCTCCTACACTTCCTGGGCGGCCTTTCTGCGCATCACCCGCTCCTCGATGCTGGAAACCCTGCGCCAGGAATACGTCACCACGGCGCGCGCCAAGGGCGCGACCGAGAAGGACGTGATCAACAAACACGCCCGCCCGAATGCGCTGATTCCGGTGGCCACCTACAGCGGGATCACCGTCGCCTACCTGCTCGGTGGCGTGGTGATCACCGAGACGATCTTCAACTACCCCGGCATGGGCTCGGCCGCCGCCAACGCCGCCGGGAGCTTCGACGTGGTGACCGTGCTCGCCTTCACGATGGTCACCGGCCTGATATTGATCCTGTCCAACCTGGTCGTCGACATCCTCTACGCCATGCTCGATCCGCGGATCCGGCTGAGCTGA
- a CDS encoding ABC transporter permease, with protein MKNARASMMTLSEEAIPLREIGRLERFLGPEFYRIFRGVLTNPLSVIGICLILFFVLVALFAPVIIPPVENADPFMIPRDGYNAVPFPPGDKWLRRPPELPFWYKPLTGSDEWVHILGTSSGGWDIFYGLVWGTRTAIIVGVIIEGVTLLIGIIIGSVSAFYGGWLDEVLMRITEVFMAFPFIFAALTLSAVLTPILGKGIWPPTIAIITFGWMSYARLIRGDILSIRERDYIMAARVVGVSDLRILFKHIVPNAIYPTLVLASMDIGSLVISFAALSFLGIGTEVGYADWGQVISFARNYISVFTKYWYIIVYPGITLILFVLGWNLVGDALRDIMDPKMRGQVRR; from the coding sequence ATGAAGAACGCACGCGCATCGATGATGACTCTTTCGGAAGAAGCCATCCCGCTGAGGGAAATCGGGCGGCTGGAGCGGTTTCTCGGGCCGGAGTTTTACCGCATCTTCCGCGGTGTGCTGACCAACCCGCTGTCGGTGATCGGCATCTGCCTGATCCTGTTCTTTGTTCTGGTGGCGCTTTTCGCGCCGGTGATCATCCCGCCGGTGGAGAACGCCGATCCGTTCATGATCCCGCGCGACGGATACAACGCCGTCCCGTTTCCGCCGGGCGACAAATGGCTGCGCCGGCCGCCGGAACTGCCCTTCTGGTACAAGCCGCTGACCGGCTCTGACGAGTGGGTCCACATCCTCGGCACGTCCAGCGGCGGATGGGATATTTTTTACGGCCTGGTGTGGGGGACGCGGACGGCGATCATCGTCGGGGTGATCATCGAGGGCGTGACTCTGCTGATCGGGATCATTATCGGATCCGTCTCCGCCTTTTACGGCGGCTGGCTCGACGAAGTGCTGATGCGCATCACCGAGGTCTTCATGGCCTTCCCGTTCATTTTCGCCGCGCTCACCCTCTCGGCGGTGCTCACCCCCATTCTGGGAAAGGGGATCTGGCCACCGACGATCGCGATCATCACCTTCGGGTGGATGAGCTACGCGCGCCTGATCCGCGGCGACATCCTTTCGATCCGCGAGCGGGATTACATCATGGCCGCGCGGGTGGTGGGCGTGAGCGACCTGCGGATCCTGTTCAAGCACATCGTCCCCAATGCGATCTATCCCACGCTCGTCCTGGCGTCGATGGACATCGGGAGTCTGGTAATCTCCTTCGCGGCGTTGTCGTTCCTCGGCATCGGGACGGAGGTCGGGTACGCGGATTGGGGCCAGGTGATTTCGTTCGCGCGAAACTACATTTCGGTGTTCACGAAGTACTGGTACATCATCGTCTACCCGGGCATCACCCTGATTCTCTTTGTCCTGGGGTGGAATCTGGTCGGCGATGCGCTGCGCGACATTATGGATCCGAAGATGCGCGGGCAAGTAAGACGGTGA
- a CDS encoding low specificity L-threonine aldolase produces the protein MAHRNHFASDNCSGICPEALQTLLEANQGYEISYGEDPWTEEVCEELRRIFETDCEVFFVYNGTAANSLALSASCQSYHSIICADTAHVETDECGAPEFFTNGAKLLTGKHVQGKLQPESIERIFHGGRGIHFPKPQAVSVTQSTELGTSYRPAELREISRVAMKNNLHIHMDGARFANALAFLGLTPKEISWQCGVDVLCLGGTKNGLAVGEIVMFFNKPLAEDFAYRCKQSGQLASKMRFLAAPWKGLLRDGIWLKHAAHANRCAALLAAQLRDLPELEIQMPVEANAVFVRMPLALIRNLHDQGWHFYNFIGEDGVRLMCSWNTREEDIREFVGEVKKNLAKTS, from the coding sequence ATGGCTCACCGCAACCATTTCGCTTCCGACAACTGTTCCGGAATCTGCCCGGAGGCGCTGCAAACCCTATTGGAAGCCAACCAAGGCTATGAAATATCCTACGGCGAGGACCCCTGGACGGAGGAGGTTTGCGAAGAACTGCGGCGGATTTTCGAGACGGACTGTGAAGTTTTTTTCGTGTACAACGGCACCGCCGCCAACTCGCTGGCGCTGTCCGCCTCCTGCCAGTCCTATCACAGCATCATCTGCGCGGATACCGCCCATGTGGAAACCGACGAATGCGGCGCGCCCGAATTCTTCACCAACGGCGCCAAACTGCTGACAGGCAAGCACGTCCAAGGCAAGCTGCAGCCCGAAAGCATCGAGCGGATCTTCCACGGCGGGCGCGGAATCCACTTCCCCAAACCGCAGGCGGTCAGCGTCACCCAGTCCACCGAACTCGGCACTTCCTACCGGCCGGCGGAGCTGCGGGAAATCAGCCGGGTCGCCATGAAGAACAACCTTCACATCCATATGGACGGGGCGCGTTTCGCCAACGCCCTGGCGTTCCTCGGACTGACGCCCAAGGAAATCAGCTGGCAGTGCGGGGTGGACGTGCTGTGCCTGGGCGGAACGAAGAACGGCCTGGCGGTCGGGGAGATCGTGATGTTCTTCAACAAACCGTTGGCGGAAGATTTCGCCTACCGCTGCAAACAGTCCGGCCAGCTGGCCTCGAAGATGCGTTTTCTGGCCGCGCCGTGGAAGGGGCTGCTGCGGGATGGAATCTGGCTTAAGCATGCGGCCCACGCCAACCGATGCGCGGCGCTTCTCGCCGCACAACTCCGCGACCTGCCGGAGTTGGAAATCCAGATGCCGGTCGAAGCCAACGCGGTCTTTGTGAGGATGCCGCTGGCGTTGATCCGCAACCTGCACGATCAGGGATGGCATTTCTACAACTTCATCGGCGAGGATGGCGTGCGGCTGATGTGCTCGTGGAACACGCGGGAGGAAGATATCCGCGAGTTTGTGGGGGAGGTGAAGAAGAACTTGGCTAAGACATCCTAG
- a CDS encoding YitT family protein, with product MKSWATLRDIIMIILGSAIQAVGLDLFLIPGRLAAGGVSGIAQIVNRYSGWPIGVMIILFNIPLFLLGWRFLGGRRFLLRTFLAVGVYAVLIDVLGLFLPRNLTDDSFLNALFGGALLGGGLGLVFRAKGTTGGTDILARLLGKWRGIPLSESYLLTDTLVVIGSGLAFGWTLALYAVVGLYVCGLAAELASEGFGVVRAATIITDRPQEVGEKIMRDLSRGVTTWQGMGLYSGEERPILFCVVSRSEVNPLKEIIHEADPGAFVVIGQAHEALGEGFKPLSG from the coding sequence ATGAAATCCTGGGCCACCCTGAGGGACATCATAATGATCATCCTCGGCTCGGCGATCCAAGCCGTCGGGTTGGACCTGTTCCTGATCCCCGGCCGGTTGGCCGCGGGCGGGGTCAGCGGGATCGCGCAGATCGTCAACCGCTACAGCGGCTGGCCGATCGGCGTGATGATCATCCTCTTCAACATCCCGCTGTTCCTGCTCGGCTGGCGCTTCCTGGGCGGACGCCGCTTCCTGCTCCGCACGTTCCTGGCCGTGGGCGTGTACGCCGTCCTGATCGACGTGCTGGGATTGTTCCTCCCCAGGAACCTCACCGACGATTCCTTCCTCAACGCGCTGTTCGGCGGCGCGCTGCTCGGCGGCGGGCTGGGACTTGTCTTCCGCGCCAAGGGGACCACCGGCGGGACCGACATCCTCGCCCGGCTGCTGGGCAAATGGCGCGGCATCCCCCTCAGCGAAAGTTACCTGCTCACCGACACGCTGGTGGTGATCGGTTCAGGGCTGGCCTTCGGCTGGACTTTGGCGCTGTACGCGGTGGTGGGGTTGTACGTCTGCGGCCTGGCGGCGGAGCTGGCTTCGGAAGGCTTTGGCGTAGTGCGCGCCGCCACCATCATCACAGACCGGCCGCAAGAGGTGGGTGAGAAGATCATGCGTGACCTGAGCCGCGGCGTGACGACGTGGCAGGGAATGGGTTTGTATTCCGGAGAGGAACGGCCGATTCTCTTCTGTGTCGTCAGCCGCTCGGAGGTCAACCCGCTCAAGGAAATCATCCACGAGGCGGATCCGGGGGCGTTCGTGGTGATCGGCCAGGCGCACGAGGCACTGGGCGAGGGATTCAAGCCGCTTTCGGGGTAA
- a CDS encoding LysE family transporter, with the protein MPFVAFLSGAMVISLSGVMAPGPVTAVTIGKGGRSPHAGAWIAVGHGIVEIPLMILLALGIGRFLADPAVKIVFGALGGLFLLYMAVGLLRQAGRAAVAPAAFAGTPLAAGILLSLGNPYFFLWWATVGTALILQSWEFGLAGFIGLCVGHWLCDFFWGYFLSALSFAGGKFFGNRFQRAVFAVCGVGLLFFGGRFLYDAVASLLA; encoded by the coding sequence ATGCCGTTTGTCGCGTTTCTTTCGGGGGCCATGGTCATTTCGCTTTCCGGAGTCATGGCCCCCGGCCCGGTCACCGCGGTTACGATCGGAAAAGGGGGCCGGTCCCCCCACGCCGGCGCCTGGATCGCCGTAGGGCATGGGATCGTCGAAATTCCCCTCATGATCCTGCTCGCGCTGGGGATCGGCCGGTTCCTGGCCGACCCCGCCGTGAAGATCGTTTTCGGCGCGCTCGGCGGCCTCTTTTTGCTGTACATGGCGGTTGGATTGCTGCGCCAGGCCGGGCGGGCGGCGGTCGCCCCGGCGGCGTTCGCCGGAACCCCGCTCGCCGCTGGGATCCTGCTCAGCCTGGGCAACCCCTATTTCTTCCTCTGGTGGGCGACGGTCGGCACGGCGCTGATCCTGCAATCCTGGGAGTTCGGGCTGGCGGGCTTTATCGGCCTCTGCGTGGGACACTGGCTGTGCGATTTTTTTTGGGGATATTTCCTCTCGGCGCTGTCCTTCGCCGGCGGCAAGTTCTTCGGCAACCGCTTCCAGCGCGCGGTCTTCGCTGTCTGCGGCGTGGGTTTGCTTTTCTTCGGCGGACGCTTCCTCTATGACGCGGTCGCTTCGCTTCTTGCTTGA
- a CDS encoding ABC transporter ATP-binding protein: MAIDQWEEEEFDESWDTGTLRRMLELAARHKAWLWGFVGTVALVALSDSYFNYLKKLVIDEAIIPGEPRALIRIGGLFLLLSLAQAAMVFTFIYLAGLLGERIQYDLRRSMFAKLQELSFSYFDRTPVGWIMSRVTSDPSKVADLVTWGLLDSTWAVMSIVSSVGFMLYLKWDLGILVFLTIPVLVMAGALFKQRIIRQFRKVRRVNSKITAAFNETITGVRVIKALGREQRNLREFRVRTDEMYAAGFRAAWLSALFLPVVQGIGALALAAVAWFGGAQVLGGTVSIGTIQAFIGYVTFMLWPVQDLARVFSEMQHAIASAERSFSLVDSRPEIVDRPGAVAAESLRGAVEFDRVSFWYKEGEPVLEDFSLRVGENTSIALVGPTGGGKTTIASLLCRFYEPRRGVIRIAGRDYTTLTQKAIQSRIGVVLQTPHLFSGTVRENIRYGRLDATDTEIAEAGRVAGADEFIRTLEKGYDTEVGQGGNRLSTGQKQLISLARAVLVQPDILIMDEATSSVDTVTEALIQRGMESLMHGRISFVIAHRLSTIRRADRIVVVESGRICEQGTHAELLRLRGRYHRLYTQQFRMERLREIDLGTARGLLDAGQP; encoded by the coding sequence ATGGCCATCGATCAATGGGAAGAAGAAGAATTCGACGAATCCTGGGATACCGGCACCCTGCGCCGGATGCTGGAACTCGCCGCCCGCCACAAGGCGTGGTTGTGGGGTTTTGTCGGCACTGTCGCCTTGGTGGCGCTTTCGGATTCGTACTTCAACTATCTGAAGAAGCTGGTGATCGACGAAGCAATCATCCCCGGCGAACCCCGGGCGCTGATCCGGATCGGCGGGCTGTTCCTCCTGCTCTCCCTTGCCCAGGCGGCCATGGTCTTCACGTTCATCTACCTGGCCGGCTTGCTCGGCGAGCGGATCCAATACGACCTGCGCCGCAGCATGTTCGCCAAGCTTCAGGAGCTTTCCTTCAGCTACTTCGACCGGACCCCCGTCGGCTGGATCATGTCGCGGGTCACCTCGGATCCTTCCAAGGTGGCGGACCTCGTGACCTGGGGCCTGCTCGATTCCACCTGGGCGGTGATGAGCATCGTCTCCTCGGTGGGTTTCATGCTCTACCTGAAGTGGGATCTCGGGATCCTGGTCTTCCTGACGATCCCGGTGCTGGTAATGGCCGGGGCGCTGTTCAAACAGCGCATCATCCGCCAGTTCCGCAAAGTGCGCCGGGTGAACTCGAAGATCACCGCCGCCTTCAACGAGACAATCACCGGGGTGCGGGTGATCAAGGCCCTCGGGCGCGAACAGCGCAACCTGCGCGAATTCCGGGTTCGGACCGACGAAATGTACGCCGCCGGATTCCGCGCGGCGTGGCTCTCGGCCCTGTTCCTGCCGGTGGTGCAGGGGATCGGCGCCTTGGCGCTGGCGGCGGTGGCTTGGTTCGGCGGGGCGCAGGTCCTTGGAGGCACGGTCTCGATCGGTACGATCCAAGCCTTCATCGGATACGTCACCTTCATGCTTTGGCCGGTGCAGGACCTGGCGCGCGTGTTTTCCGAGATGCAGCACGCCATCGCCTCCGCCGAGCGCTCCTTTTCGCTGGTGGATTCGCGGCCCGAGATCGTCGACCGCCCCGGCGCCGTCGCAGCCGAATCCTTGCGCGGGGCGGTGGAATTCGACCGCGTATCCTTCTGGTACAAGGAAGGCGAGCCGGTGCTGGAGGATTTCTCCCTGCGGGTGGGCGAGAACACTTCGATCGCGCTCGTCGGTCCGACCGGCGGGGGCAAGACGACCATCGCCAGCCTGCTGTGCCGGTTCTACGAGCCGCGCCGCGGCGTGATCCGCATCGCCGGGCGGGATTACACCACGCTGACCCAGAAAGCGATCCAATCCCGGATCGGCGTCGTTCTGCAGACTCCGCACCTCTTTTCCGGGACCGTCCGCGAAAACATCCGCTACGGACGCCTGGACGCGACCGACACTGAAATCGCCGAGGCGGGGCGCGTCGCCGGGGCCGACGAGTTCATCCGGACGCTCGAGAAGGGCTACGATACCGAGGTCGGCCAGGGCGGCAACCGGCTCTCCACCGGGCAGAAGCAGCTGATCAGCCTGGCCCGGGCGGTGCTGGTCCAGCCCGATATCCTGATCATGGACGAGGCCACCAGCTCGGTCGACACGGTCACCGAGGCGCTGATCCAGCGCGGGATGGAGAGCCTCATGCACGGCCGAATCTCGTTCGTCATTGCCCACCGGCTATCCACCATCCGCCGCGCCGACCGGATCGTCGTCGTCGAGAGCGGGCGGATCTGCGAGCAGGGCACCCACGCCGAATTGCTCCGCCTGCGCGGGAGGTATCACCGGCTGTACACCCAGCAGTTCCGGATGGAGCGGCTGCGCGAGATCGACCTGGGCACCGCCCGCGGGCTGCTGGACGCGGGGCAACCCTAA